One genomic window of Tenacibaculum tangerinum includes the following:
- a CDS encoding acyl-CoA carboxylase subunit beta, whose protein sequence is MDLNFNKNEDHNKLLASDLRRRLAKVKLGGGQKRIDKHHEKGKMTARERIDYLLDDNSKSIEIAAFAGEGMYEEHGGCPSGGVVVKMGYVSGKQCIVVANDATVKAGAWFPITGKKNLRAQEIAIENKLPIIYLVDSAGVYLPMQDEIFPDKEHFGRIFRNNAVMSSMGITQIAAVMGSCVAGGAYLPIMSDEALIVDKTGSIFLAGSYLVKAAIGETIDNETLGGATTHCEVSGVTDYKAEDDKDALDTIKNLLDKIGDYDKAGFNRKEAFPPKENEDDIFGILPKARNEQYDMMEIIKRLVDNSKFEEYKAGYGQTIITGYARIDGWAVGIVANQRKIVKSKGAKTKPSEMQFGGVIYNDSADKATRFIANCNQKKIPLVFLQDVTGFMVGSKSEHSGIIKDGAKMVNAVSNSVVPKFTVIIGNSYGAGNYAMCGKAYDPRLIFAWPSAELAVMSGASAAKVLLQIETAALKKKGEEITPEKEAALFDNIKSRYDNQISPYYAAARIWTDAVINPLDTRTWISMGIEAANHAPIEKPFNLGVLQV, encoded by the coding sequence ATGGATCTCAACTTCAATAAAAACGAAGACCACAACAAACTTTTAGCATCAGATTTACGCAGACGTTTAGCCAAAGTAAAATTAGGCGGCGGACAAAAACGCATCGACAAGCATCATGAGAAAGGAAAAATGACCGCTCGTGAACGTATCGATTATTTGTTAGACGATAACTCCAAATCAATAGAAATTGCTGCGTTTGCAGGTGAAGGAATGTACGAAGAACACGGAGGTTGCCCTTCTGGTGGTGTGGTGGTAAAAATGGGATATGTTAGCGGTAAGCAATGTATCGTAGTTGCAAACGATGCTACGGTAAAAGCAGGTGCTTGGTTTCCTATTACAGGTAAAAAGAATTTAAGAGCGCAAGAAATAGCTATAGAAAATAAACTACCTATTATTTATCTCGTAGATTCTGCGGGTGTGTATTTACCAATGCAAGATGAGATTTTTCCTGACAAAGAACACTTCGGAAGAATTTTTAGAAACAATGCTGTAATGAGTAGCATGGGCATTACTCAAATCGCTGCCGTTATGGGAAGTTGTGTTGCTGGTGGTGCTTATTTACCCATTATGAGTGATGAAGCTCTGATTGTAGACAAAACAGGCAGCATTTTCTTAGCAGGTAGCTATTTGGTAAAAGCTGCTATTGGCGAAACAATTGATAATGAAACTTTAGGTGGAGCAACAACGCACTGTGAAGTATCGGGCGTTACCGACTACAAAGCGGAAGATGACAAAGATGCTTTAGACACCATTAAAAACCTACTCGACAAAATTGGAGATTACGACAAAGCTGGATTTAATCGTAAAGAGGCTTTTCCTCCAAAAGAAAATGAAGACGATATTTTCGGAATTTTACCAAAAGCTCGTAACGAGCAATACGATATGATGGAAATCATTAAACGTTTGGTTGACAATTCTAAATTTGAAGAATACAAAGCAGGATACGGTCAAACTATTATTACAGGATACGCTCGTATTGATGGATGGGCAGTAGGTATTGTAGCCAACCAACGTAAAATTGTAAAATCGAAAGGTGCAAAAACCAAACCAAGCGAAATGCAGTTCGGTGGGGTTATTTATAACGATTCTGCTGATAAAGCTACCCGATTTATCGCTAACTGTAACCAGAAGAAAATTCCGTTAGTATTCTTACAAGATGTTACTGGGTTTATGGTGGGTAGTAAGTCGGAACATAGTGGTATTATTAAAGACGGAGCTAAAATGGTAAACGCCGTAAGTAATTCGGTAGTACCTAAATTCACCGTAATTATTGGTAACTCTTACGGAGCAGGAAATTACGCGATGTGTGGTAAAGCCTATGACCCACGCCTTATTTTTGCATGGCCAAGTGCTGAACTAGCAGTGATGAGTGGAGCGTCTGCTGCCAAGGTATTGCTACAAATTGAAACGGCTGCGTTAAAGAAAAAAGGAGAAGAGATTACTCCTGAAAAAGAGGCAGCATTGTTCGACAACATAAAATCGAGATACGATAATCAAATATCTCCTTACTATGCTGCTGCAAGAATTTGGACCGATGCGGTTATCAATCCATTAGATACGAGAACATGGATTTCTATGGGAATCGAAGCCGCAAATCACGCCCCTATTGAAAAGCCTTTTAATTTAGGAGTTTTACAGGTTTAA